From bacterium, a single genomic window includes:
- a CDS encoding site-specific DNA-methyltransferase, protein MKIYDEKTYLVQQNTSNLKTIEIKEKMIKHLLSKYFIKNMNDWAGIESDLIIADPPFGIKFSGKPTNYHRNAENVVDGYVEWGVSEYGKKIQELLECIKRNLKENGQALIFSGWNNSNIIQDILMRFKGLKLRSKMYWMYNFAPVCRKKPSHNVYEIFWITKSEKWTYNKRCNTEHCQIGEPNLTTLNFKRDYKVNMPKYPTRLPFKLLQCLIEHFSNKNDLIFDPLCGSGMVGVVSYILKRDFIIGDLNKNGKFVFKYLLDYYLNKNGLIQDTQENYIA, encoded by the coding sequence ATGAAAATTTATGATGAAAAAACATACTTAGTTCAACAAAATACTTCTAATTTAAAAACAATTGAAATAAAAGAAAAAATGATAAAACATTTATTAAGTAAATATTTTATTAAAAATATGAATGATTGGGCAGGAATAGAAAGTGATTTAATAATTGCTGACCCACCCTTTGGAATTAAATTTAGTGGAAAACCTACAAATTATCATAGAAATGCTGAAAATGTAGTTGATGGCTATGTAGAATGGGGTGTATCAGAATATGGAAAAAAAATTCAGGAATTGTTAGAGTGTATTAAAAGAAATTTAAAAGAAAATGGTCAGGCATTGATTTTTTCTGGATGGAATAATAGTAATATTATTCAAGATATACTTATGAGATTTAAAGGACTAAAATTAAGAAGTAAGATGTATTGGATGTATAATTTTGCCCCTGTTTGTAGAAAAAAACCATCCCATAATGTTTATGAAATTTTTTGGATAACAAAAAGTGAAAAATGGACTTATAATAAGAGATGCAACACCGAACATTGCCAGATAGGAGAACCAAATTTAACTACCTTAAATTTTAAAAGGGACTACAAAGTTAATATGCCAAAATATCCAACACGACTTCCATTTAAACTTTTACAGTGTCTAATAGAGCACTTTTCTAATAAAAATGACTTAATTTTTGACCCTTTATGTGGAAGTGGAATGGTAGGAGTTGTTTCATACATTTTGAAACGGGATTTTATTATAGGTGACTTAAATAAAAATGGGAAGTTTGTTTTTAAATATCTTTTAGATTATTATCTGAACAAAAATGGCTTAATTCAAGATACTCAGGAAAACTATATTGCATGA
- the leuD gene encoding 3-isopropylmalate dehydratase small subunit, giving the protein MKIKGKVWKFGDHVNTDDIISARYLNTTDEKELASHCMETIRPDFVKKVQKGDIIVAGENFGCGSSREHAPIAIKECSISVVIAKSFARIFFRNSINIGLPLIELEEVNRINEGNILEIDLENGIINNLTNGEIYKFSKYPEFLQEIVKNGGLMQWVKKKYIKSV; this is encoded by the coding sequence ATGAAAATAAAAGGAAAGGTATGGAAATTTGGAGACCATGTAAATACTGATGATATAATTTCTGCAAGATACTTAAATACAACTGATGAAAAAGAACTTGCATCACATTGTATGGAAACAATAAGACCTGACTTTGTAAAAAAAGTTCAGAAAGGTGATATAATTGTTGCAGGAGAAAATTTTGGATGTGGAAGTAGTAGAGAACATGCTCCAATAGCAATTAAGGAATGTAGTATTTCAGTAGTTATTGCAAAAAGTTTTGCAAGAATTTTTTTCAGAAATTCAATAAATATTGGACTTCCCCTTATTGAACTGGAAGAAGTGAACAGAATTAATGAAGGAAACATACTTGAAATTGACCTTGAAAACGGAATAATAAATAATTTAACAAATGGTGAAATTTATAAATTTTCTAAATATCCTGAATTTTTACAGGAAATTGTTAAAAATGGAGGGTTAATGCAATGGGTAAAAAAGAAATATATAAAATCGGTGTAA
- a CDS encoding 3-isopropylmalate dehydrogenase, with product MGKKEIYKIGVIGGDGIGPEIIRQGIKVLQAVGERENIKFEFIEYDFGGERYLKTGETLPSSAIDEFRKLDAIYLGAVGHPDVQPGILEKEILLKIRFELDQYINLRPVKLYPGVWCPLKDKNEKDIDYVIVRENTEGLYCGIGGNFKKETKDEVATQLEINTRKGVERCIKYAFEYARKRNKEKKLTVVDKANVLTYAGDLWRRTASQLSCNYPDIKLDFAFVDATCMWMVKNPEWFDVVVTNNMFGDIITDLGAITQGGLGIAAGGNINPEGVSMFEPIHGSAPKYAGKNVACPLATISAGGMMLETLGEEKAANLIEKAIIKALGEGYIKSLEAGKMGLTTDEVGDLISKFVKEINE from the coding sequence ATGGGTAAAAAAGAAATATATAAAATCGGTGTAATTGGTGGTGATGGAATTGGTCCTGAAATTATAAGACAGGGTATTAAGGTTTTACAGGCAGTTGGAGAAAGAGAAAATATTAAATTTGAGTTCATTGAATATGATTTTGGAGGAGAAAGATATTTAAAAACAGGAGAAACATTACCTTCCAGTGCAATTGATGAATTCAGAAAATTAGACGCAATATATTTAGGAGCAGTTGGGCATCCTGATGTGCAACCTGGAATATTAGAAAAAGAAATACTCTTGAAAATAAGGTTTGAACTTGACCAGTACATAAATTTAAGACCTGTAAAACTTTATCCAGGTGTATGGTGTCCATTAAAAGATAAAAATGAGAAAGATATTGACTATGTAATTGTTAGAGAAAATACTGAGGGACTATATTGTGGAATAGGAGGAAATTTTAAAAAAGAAACAAAAGATGAAGTTGCGACACAACTTGAAATAAATACAAGAAAGGGAGTTGAAAGATGTATAAAATATGCATTTGAATATGCAAGAAAAAGAAATAAAGAGAAAAAATTAACTGTTGTTGATAAAGCAAATGTCCTAACTTATGCAGGAGACCTCTGGAGAAGAACAGCAAGTCAATTAAGTTGTAATTATCCAGATATAAAACTTGATTTTGCTTTTGTTGATGCTACCTGTATGTGGATGGTAAAAAATCCTGAATGGTTTGATGTAGTTGTGACAAATAATATGTTTGGAGATATAATAACAGACCTTGGGGCAATAACTCAGGGTGGTCTTGGAATAGCAGCAGGAGGAAATATAAATCCAGAAGGTGTGAGTATGTTTGAGCCAATACATGGTTCTGCTCCTAAATATGCAGGGAAAAATGTTGCATGTCCTCTTGCTACAATATCAGCAGGTGGTATGATGCTTGAAACACTTGGAGAAGAAAAGGCAGCAAATTTAATAGAAAAGGCAATTATAAAAGCATTAGGAGAAGGATATATAAAAAGTTTAGAAGCAGGGAAAATGGGGTTAACAACGGATGAAGTTGGGGATTTAATATCAAAATTTGTTAAAGAAATTAATGAATAA